The genomic DNA CGTGGCACCTATCTCGCAGTAGCAGCAGTCCATGCTGCAAGTCTTGAGTGGCAGAAGATCCACGCCCATCGAGAGGCCGAGCCTCCTTGAGAGAACAGGCCCGAAGATGTACCGCATCCCGTAACGCAGATGCGGATCTCATTATATCTAAGTTTTGAGGGGATGCGGTACACATGCTTCACACAGAGATCCACACAAAGATTCTCGGTCGTGTACTTGATTCATTGAAATCTGGAGCGCTTGAGACATCTAGATTCATGGGATATCCCACCCATGGCTCTCGATCATAGCTAATTATTCAGTGATACGGGTCCACGACCATTATTCTCAGCATACTCCATGTGATGCTCCTGAAACAGGTGGAGATTCTGAGATCTTACACCCAAACCGTCAGATTTATCAATGTGCATCATAAACGTAGCTGAACCGCATTTGAGGGTGAAAGAGATGAACGCGTGGGATCGCTTTATCGGGTGAGATAAGATTTCTCGATACCACACTGCGTGATGGCGAACAGACACCAGGGGTCTCCCTGAGCGCGGATGACAAGCTTCACATCGCGCGGCTTTTGGATGAACTGGGCGTTGATGTGATCGAGGCCGGCTCTGCAATAACATCCGATGGGGAGCGAGAGTCGATCCGTGCCATCGCGTCTGCAGGGCTGAACGCCGAGATATGCTCTTTTGCGCGTGCACATCGGAAGGACATCGACGCGGCGCTTGATTGCGATGTCGATTCTCTGCACCTCGTCGTTCCGGTCTCAGATCTCCACATCGAGAGGAAGCTGAGATCCGACAGGGAATCGGTGCTCAGAAAGGCTGTTGAGGCCACAGAGTATGCAAAGGCGCATGGCCTGATCGTCGAGCTCAGCGGCGAGGACGCGAGCAGAGCCGATCTCGATTATCTAGAATCAATTTACAGAGCCACAATCGAGGCCGGAGCAGACAGGCTCTGCTTCTGCGATACCGTGGGCGTGCTTCTTCCTGAGAGGACTGCAGAGATATTCCAGCGTCTGAGGTCTCTGGGAAAACCAGTGAGCATCCACTGCCACGACGACTTCGGGATGGCCACCGCGAACACTGTAGCAGCACTCAGAAACGGCGCTATGCAGGCGCATGTCACCATCAACGGCCTCGGCGAGCGCGCTGGCAACACCAGCCTGGAAGAGGTCGTGATGTGCCTGGAGAATCTTTATGGTATCAGGACAGGCATAAAGTGCAATCTTTTATATCAGATCTCCAGAGTTGTCTCGAAGAAGACCGGCATACCTGTGGCGCCGAACAAGGCGATCGTCGGGGAGAATGCATTTACGCACGAGGCCGGCATACACGTCCATGGTCTGATCGCAGACACGTCCACATACGAGCCGATGCGCCCGGAGCAGGTCGGCAGGAAGAGGCGGATCGTGCTCGGGAAGATGTCAGGGAGAGCAGCTGTTGAGCTTGCCCTCAGGGAGTTCGGGATCACAGTAAATGAGGAACAGCTGAACGAGATAGTGAGCAGGGTCAAGGAGCTTGGCGATAAGGGCAAACGGGTCTCGGATGCGGATCTTCAGTCGATAGCCGATACGGTGCTCTCAAGGGAGCTGAAGCCCAGGGTGCTTCTGGAGGAGCTGACCGTGGTCAGCGGGAACAGGGTGACGCCGACAGCGAGCGTGAAGCTGATCCTCGATGGGAGAGAGACACTAGAGGCCGGTGCAGGAGTCGGGCCTGTGGACGCTGCTGTGAATGCTGTCAGAAGGGCCATATCGGGCGTAACAGATATTCGCCTTGAGGAGTACCATGTGGATGCCATTACGGGTGGAACAAATGCCCTGGTCGAGGTATGGGTGACGATGGCTATAGGAGATAGAAGCATAACAGCCAGGGGCGCAGGGGCTGATATCATAATGGCCTCCGTCGAGGCTGTTCTGGAAGGTATAAACAGGCTGATGCTTTTGGAGGATAGATGATGGTCAGGATGACAGGAGCAGAGGCAATAATAGAGTGTCTCAGGCGGGAGGGAGTAGAGGTGATATTCGGCCTTCCCGGCGGAGTTCTGCTTCCGCTGTACGATGCGCTGTACAGCTCTGATATGAGGCACATACTGGTCAGGCATGAGCAGGCGGCTGCGCATGCAGCTGATGGATACGCTAGGGCTACTGGCAGGGTAGGTGTATGCCTGGCCACCTCTGGTCCTGGCGCGACCAACCTGGTCACAGGCATAGCCACAGCCTACATGGATTCAGTGCCAATCGTCGCAATGACCGGCCAGGTGAAC from Methanothrix thermoacetophila PT includes the following:
- a CDS encoding (R)-citramalate synthase yields the protein MALSGEIRFLDTTLRDGEQTPGVSLSADDKLHIARLLDELGVDVIEAGSAITSDGERESIRAIASAGLNAEICSFARAHRKDIDAALDCDVDSLHLVVPVSDLHIERKLRSDRESVLRKAVEATEYAKAHGLIVELSGEDASRADLDYLESIYRATIEAGADRLCFCDTVGVLLPERTAEIFQRLRSLGKPVSIHCHDDFGMATANTVAALRNGAMQAHVTINGLGERAGNTSLEEVVMCLENLYGIRTGIKCNLLYQISRVVSKKTGIPVAPNKAIVGENAFTHEAGIHVHGLIADTSTYEPMRPEQVGRKRRIVLGKMSGRAAVELALREFGITVNEEQLNEIVSRVKELGDKGKRVSDADLQSIADTVLSRELKPRVLLEELTVVSGNRVTPTASVKLILDGRETLEAGAGVGPVDAAVNAVRRAISGVTDIRLEEYHVDAITGGTNALVEVWVTMAIGDRSITARGAGADIIMASVEAVLEGINRLMLLEDR